GCTCGGGAACGCTTTTCAGGTCTTCCCGCCGGGCAAGGCGGCCTTCGTCGACCTCGCCCCGCCCGAGGGCCATCCCAGCCAGGTCCCCGACAAGCTGATGGACCGCGTCGAGGTTTCCGAGGGCGAGCCGTTCTTCCTGCATCCGGGCGAACTGGTGCTTGGCATCACGGTGCAGCGCATCGGCCTGCCCAATGACATCGCCGGCCGCCTGGACGGCCGCAGCAGCCTCGCCCGTCTGGGCCTGATGGTGCACGCCACCGCGCATACCATCGATCCGGGCTGGAATGGCCGCATCACGCTGGAATTCTTCAATTGCGGACGGTTGCCGCTGGCGCTGCGGCCGGGCATGCGCATCTGCGCCCTCAGCTTCGAGACGCTGATGTCGCCGACCTCCAAGCCCTATGCCGCGCGCCCCGACGCCAAGTACCGCGACCAGCTCGACCCGCTGCCAAGCCGGATCAATCTGGAACAGCCCTGACGGCAAACGACGAGAACGACGAAAAGGCGCCTCCCTTCCGAGGCGCCTTTTTCTTTTGGGCATTCGGCTTGCCCAACCCTCGCCCCTCACCCCCGCCCGCAGGGACTCGGCAGGGACTCGGCAGGGACTCGATTGATCGCGCCAGGATCATTCGTATCCCCAACATCGCTGTTGACCAAAGCTGTATTATCAATCATACAGGTTCCTGTCTTATACAGAGACACACGCCGGTTTCCAGCGAGAGGGAGGCGGGGCACTGTGAAGTCTTCGGTCGAACCGCTGAAGGCGCGCCGGATTTACCTGCTGCTGCGCGACCGCATCGTCGCCGGCGACCTGCCGCCGGGCGGGCGCCTGCCGGGGGAACCGGCGCTGGCCGCCGAGCACGCCGTGTCGCGGGTGACCGTGCGCCGGGCGCTCGACCTGCTGGAGAAGGAGGGGCTGGTGCAGCGCAAGCCCGGCTCCGGCACCTTCGTCCATGACACCCGCAGCGTCCGCCCCATCGTCGCCGACCTCTCCAACGTGCTGTCGCACCTGATCGACATGGGGCGCAGCACCGACGTGAAGCTGCTCTCCTTCGGCTACGTCGCGCCGCCCGAGGCCATCGCCGAAAGCCTGGGGCTGAAGCCGGGCGAGCGGGTCCAGCGGTCGGTGCGTGTCCGGCTGATCGACGGGGAGCCCTTCTCCTACCTGACCACCCATGTGCCGGAATGGCTCGGCCTGACCTATTCGGAAGCGGAGCTGGCGGCGCGTCCGCTGCTGGAGCTGATCGAGCGGTCGGGCGTGAAGACCGAGCGGGCCACCCAGGCGATCAACGCCACGCTGGCCGGGCCGGAGCCGGCGGCGGCGCTCGATCTGGAGATCGGCTCGCCGCTGTTGACCCTGACCCGCGTCGTGCACGACCCGTCCGGCCGCGGGGTGGAGCATCTGCACGCGCTGTATCGGCCCGACCGCTACAGCTTCCACATGGATCTGGTGCGCATCGGCGACGACGGGGAGCGGCGCTGGAGCCCGGCCCTGGGCCGGCCGCGCGCATCCGACACCACCAAAACCGACAAGAACAAAGCGGGCGAAAAGCCCACCCGCGGCTCGCGGGCCATCAAGCAGAGGAGTTGAGCGTTATGGGACGTTCGGTTCAGGACTCCGCACTCTCGGGCATCTCCCGCCGCACCGTGCTCAAGGCGGGCGCGGCGGCAGCGGCCTTTGTGACGGTGCCGGTGGCCGCCCCGTCGATTCTGCGGGCGCAGACCCCGGCCGTGAAGATCGGCATCCTCCAGCCGGTGACCGGCGCGCTCGCCCATGACGGCGACCTCGGCCGGGTCGGCGCCGAGATGGCGATCAACGAGATCAACGCCGCGGGCGGCATCAAGTCGCTGGGCGGTGCCAAGATCGAAATGGTGTTCGGCGACGCCCGCTCCACGCCGGAGGCCGGCACGCAGGAGGTCGAGCGCATGCAGGCCGAGGGCGTGTGCGCCATCGTCGGCGGCTTCGCCAGCCCGATCTGCCTCGCCGCCTCGCAGGCGGCGGCGCGCT
The Azospirillum brasilense genome window above contains:
- the dcd gene encoding dCTP deaminase — its product is MKLSDVDIRRYLAEGRIEIDPLPAESQIGAMSVDLQLGNAFQVFPPGKAAFVDLAPPEGHPSQVPDKLMDRVEVSEGEPFFLHPGELVLGITVQRIGLPNDIAGRLDGRSSLARLGLMVHATAHTIDPGWNGRITLEFFNCGRLPLALRPGMRICALSFETLMSPTSKPYAARPDAKYRDQLDPLPSRINLEQP
- a CDS encoding GntR family transcriptional regulator: MKSSVEPLKARRIYLLLRDRIVAGDLPPGGRLPGEPALAAEHAVSRVTVRRALDLLEKEGLVQRKPGSGTFVHDTRSVRPIVADLSNVLSHLIDMGRSTDVKLLSFGYVAPPEAIAESLGLKPGERVQRSVRVRLIDGEPFSYLTTHVPEWLGLTYSEAELAARPLLELIERSGVKTERATQAINATLAGPEPAAALDLEIGSPLLTLTRVVHDPSGRGVEHLHALYRPDRYSFHMDLVRIGDDGERRWSPALGRPRASDTTKTDKNKAGEKPTRGSRAIKQRS